Within Sorangiineae bacterium MSr11367, the genomic segment GCGTCTCCGCGTCGTTGCGGTCGAGCTACGAGGGAGGTGTCCCGTCTCTTCGTTGACACGTTGAGCCTCGACGATACGCTATTTCGAGACGCGCCGGTTACCGCCCCTTCCACGAAGGCGGCCGCTTCTCGGCAAAGGCGCGCGCGCCTTCCCGCGCGTCCTGCGACTCCGCCACCGGGGCGACGATGGCGTCCTGAATCACGAAGGCATCGCGATCGGTGGCGCCTCGGGCTTCACGCACGATGCGGCGGACGGCGGCGATGGCCAGTGGCGCGTTTCGGCTGACCCGCTCGGCGAGGGCGAGGGCGGCTGGAAGGGCCATGCCGTCGGCGACGACGTGGTTGACGAGACCGAAGCGGGCGGCGGACGGAGCGTCCAGCGGATCGCCCGTGAGGAGCATCTGCATGGCAATGTGATAAGGCACCCGCTGCGGCAGACGGATCACGCCGCCCTCGCTCGCCACCAGACCGCGCGCGACCTCGGAAAGCCCGAACTTCGCGGATTCGCCGGCGACGATGAGATCGCAGGCCAGCGCAATCTCGCAGCCACCCGCAACGGCGGCGCCTTCCACCGCGGCGATCATCGGTTTACCGATTTCCGCGCGCGTCACCCCCGCGAGCCCGCGATGGCCGATGAAGGGGAATCCCTCTTTCAAAAAGGCCTTGAGATCCATACCCGCGCAGAAGTGCCCGCCGGCCCCGGTAAGTACACCGACGGCGAGCCCGGGATCCTCATCGAGACGATCCAAGGCCGCGCTGACCGCGCGCGCCACGTCCCCATTGATGGGTCATGAAAGACCTCCTCGTCACGGTTGGCCGAGCCAATCAACAGGCTTACGATCTCGCCCGGCTCGATGATTTGCCCGTGAAGGGCGATCGGCTCGACGGCAACGCGAAAGGTGGCATCCCGCACCGGTGAGTCGTAACGCAACAGCTCTTCGATGGCGGTGGGCATCGACGAAAAGCAGGTCCTGGAACGTAGCCGGGGGCCAACTCGGGGCGTTTGCTGAGGCGCCGATCGGAAAGCAGCGGGCGAATATCCAAATAGCGAGATACGTGAACGACGGAATGGCCGTTGCGTTTGCTCTCGCGATGCACTGGGGCGTGTTGCCGCAGCCAAGCAAAATAGGGATACGGGTCGTTGGTGCGGCATCGCAGGACGGATTCTGGAATTTCGCGGCGGGCGATCCCCGAGGTCGGAATGGACTCATCATGATTCGACAGGGCGGTGGACATTTGCCCTCTCTGATGCGTTGCGAAACGGCGATGTCGCCTGGCAACGAAGGATTGCATCGCGAGGACGGCCTCGCCCATGATGGCTTTCGCCGAGGACCCGCTTGACAGCGGCGGAGGAAACGCGTTCCTTGAACGACCGTGGGGGGCGACGCAAGAGCGAAGGCGGAGACGGAATCGGTGCAATGGGCCGCTCTCATCGTGCCGATCGTCGCGTGCATCGCGAGCCTCGTGGCGACGGGCGTGGCGCATCGCCTTCTGCATACGCCCACCGCGCCGGCGCCGACCGCGGAGGAGACGGAGCTGTCCGCGACCGATCGCGCACCGGACGCCGCGGAAACGAGCGAGGCCTACGCCGAAATGGACCCGGCGGCCGTGGAGGCGATGCCGACGGCCGTCGCCCCCACCGAGCGTCCATCGCGGGCGGGTTTCAAGTCGGCCCCGCCGACGAACGAATCCGCAGCGCTTTTTTTGGACGCGGGCCGCGCGCGCAGGGTAGGGGCCGTTCCGAAGGCCATTGCGCTTTATGAACTATTGCAGCACCGTCATCCAGGAACGCCGGAATCGCGCGCGGCAGATATGGCACTTGCTCTTTTGTACATGCGGCAGGGAATGCATGCCACGGCGCTGGAGCACTTCGATCGGTATTTGAACCACAGCCCACGTGGGGATCTCGCCGCCGAGGCCATGTGGGGCAAGTCGCAGGCTTTGACCAACTTGGGGCGGATCAAGGACGCGTACCGCACCCTCCAGCGATTGCAGCTCGTTCATCCCAATTCGCCTTATGCGCTCGAGGCGCGTGCCCGACTGCAGGTCGAGTCTTCGCTGGAGCCGTGAACCGGGGAGCGCGCGTCAGGACGGCCTTCGGATGACTTCGAACAGACTCGTCCAGCTCTCGTTGCCGCGGCCGGCGGCCATCGCGCGATCGTAGTGGGCCTTCACGGCGCTGGGCAGACCGATCTCCACCCCCGCGTCCGCACTGGCTTCGACGATGTGCCGGGCGGTGGCGCCCATCATGGCCACGTTGGCGAGATCCCCCGGGTGCCGACCTTCGTCCACGTGCCGGGAGGCTTCGGCCAAGTACGAGGAGATGCTATTGAAGTTGTCGACCGCGTAGGGCAAGAACGATTTCGCGGGGACGCCGGCCGTGCCGACGAGGGCCACCGCGTGCAGAAACGCGGACAACGACGTCAGGAAGATATCGAGCTGGGCCTGGTAATAGAGCTGCGACAGGCCATGATCCTCGCCGAGGTAATCGGTCCTTCCGAGGATCCGCAACGTGGCCTGGTGGGCTTCGAAGACCGCGCGCGGACCGCTATAAAAGACGTAGGCTGCTTCGTGGCCCACCAGGGGCGCCGGCACCATCACGCCTCCGGCGATGAGCGACGCACCGCGATTGGCCAGCCAAGTGGCCGCCTTCCGCGTCTTGTCCGGATTGTCCGAACTCAGATTGACGATGACCCGACCCGCGAGGGCATCGCCTGCCGCATCGAGAATATCGTACATCGCTTGGTAGTCGGTCAGGCTAAGGATGACCACTTGGCTCGCGGCCAAGGCCTCCGCCATCGTGGCCGCGCGGATGGCCCCTTTGGCAACGAGCTCATCGGCCCTGTGCGCCGTGCGATTCCAAACCGTGGTGCGGTGCCCGTTGTCGAGGAATGCGCGGACCATCGCCTGACCCATCGGTCCCAAGCCAACCACCGTCACTGGATTACGCTTGTCGTTCATCGTCATCTCCGTGCTTTCGAGAAGCTCTACGCGCTCTCGTGAAAGCCAAAGATGGCGCTTCATCGCGCCGCCGTCGCGCACGTTCGGACGATCGAAGAACACGTTCGGACGGATCGCCCGGGCGAGCACCATTCTGGAATACGAAGCGGAAACGACCCTATAACCAATAAGAAGGGCTTATGGTGCAGTGCGAATGGGCAGATCGCACTGCACGTCGACGTGAAGTCCTCGAAGGCGTGCTCGTGAAAGGGCGATAATCCAATTCCGGGCAGGAAGGTCCGACCCGGTTCAGTCGTACGAGTTCGCCATGAAGCCCAAACTTCAAATCGTGCTCGCGTCCATACTCGGATCTTTCGTCATCTACTGTACGTCATCGACCAATGGACCTTCGGAGACCTCGTTCGTGCCGGATGCTCATGCCGATTCACCGGGAGGTGCCTGCTGCAATGCCGTCGCGCCGAAGTTCAAGAAGCTCGCGGAGGGTGCGTTGACGAAGGCTAATACCCCGAGCCCGATCATCCCCGTTGGGAACTACCGCGAAGTGGTCGTCTACACGAACGGATCGTTCATGTGTCAGGGCAACGGCGTTGTACTGACCGTCGGCCCCGAGTCCATTTTTCGTCCGGATGCAGACACGGCATTCGGAAGCACCGGGCAGAATCTCTCGAGCGGCGGTCGGGCGCGCGTCGACGGGGTCGACATGGAGGTCGTCGTCAGGAGCCCCGTGGGGACCACCTGCGGGGGAGGAGTTTCCTACGTCGTCGCTGGAGTGGAGTGAGCATTCGTATATCTCATTCAAGATGAGCGTTGCATCGGGGCGGGGGCCGACTCGAACTCGCGGAGGAATCCCTTGGACAGGGCGTGGAGCATGGGTTGCGCTTCGCGTGGGGGACCGAAGGGTGGACGCGTCCGAGGTCCGCGGCTGATGAAGGATGCCACGGGGATGACGAACCGCTGTTGGTCGGCGACGAAGGTGAGTTCGCGGTCGAATACCACGAGGGCTCCGTATTTCTTCTCGGAGACCTCGAGGGATTCGCGCATCGCTATTTCGGATACGCGGGCTCGTTGCCAGGTAACGTGCTCTTCGACCTGCCCCCGCTCGAATACGATGTAGTGCAGGTGCGTCGCGGACAAAGCCAAATAGACACCGCAGTCCTTGTCGACCACCTTGACGCCCGCGAATTGCCCGACGAAGTTGAACAGCCCGCGGACCGCCGCGCCGGCCGCCGACTTCGGGAAACCTGCTTCGACCACGCCGA encodes:
- a CDS encoding crotonase/enoyl-CoA hydratase family protein, with the protein product MARAVSAALDRLDEDPGLAVGVLTGAGGHFCAGMDLKAFLKEGFPFIGHRGLAGVTRAEIGKPMIAAVEGAAVAGGCEIALACDLIVAGESAKFGLSEVARGLVASEGGVIRLPQRVPYHIAMQMLLTGDPLDAPSAARFGLVNHVVADGMALPAALALAERVSRNAPLAIAAVRRIVREARGATDRDAFVIQDAIVAPVAESQDAREGARAFAEKRPPSWKGR
- a CDS encoding NAD(P)-binding domain-containing protein produces the protein MNDKRNPVTVVGLGPMGQAMVRAFLDNGHRTTVWNRTAHRADELVAKGAIRAATMAEALAASQVVILSLTDYQAMYDILDAAGDALAGRVIVNLSSDNPDKTRKAATWLANRGASLIAGGVMVPAPLVGHEAAYVFYSGPRAVFEAHQATLRILGRTDYLGEDHGLSQLYYQAQLDIFLTSLSAFLHAVALVGTAGVPAKSFLPYAVDNFNSISSYLAEASRHVDEGRHPGDLANVAMMGATARHIVEASADAGVEIGLPSAVKAHYDRAMAAGRGNESWTSLFEVIRRPS
- a CDS encoding tetratricopeptide repeat protein, with protein sequence MQWAALIVPIVACIASLVATGVAHRLLHTPTAPAPTAEETELSATDRAPDAAETSEAYAEMDPAAVEAMPTAVAPTERPSRAGFKSAPPTNESAALFLDAGRARRVGAVPKAIALYELLQHRHPGTPESRAADMALALLYMRQGMHATALEHFDRYLNHSPRGDLAAEAMWGKSQALTNLGRIKDAYRTLQRLQLVHPNSPYALEARARLQVESSLEP